A genomic stretch from Desulfurococcaceae archaeon MEX13E-LK6-19 includes:
- a CDS encoding RNA-binding protein (forms a homotrimeric complex that covers the face of the exosome RNA-processing complex; involved in substrate/cofactor recruitment and regulated processing) translates to MGKIYVANRQIVRPGDLLAEGEDVVAGEYTYREDNKVYSMILGLAEVDDGKVSVIPLEGTPLPKEGDTVIGLIVGVGITNWIVDIKGPYKAVLNANEALESFNPITDDLRKYLDVGDYIVAKIILFDRSRNPMLTIKGKGLGKITEGVVIDVKPSRVPRIIGKKRNMINMLTEMTGCTIIIGQNGRIWIRCPEKKMEDIVIRAIRKIEAEAHIPGLTERVRMFIEEEKRRAGL, encoded by the coding sequence ATGGGTAAAATCTATGTAGCTAATAGACAAATAGTCCGGCCGGGAGACCTTCTCGCTGAAGGAGAGGATGTTGTCGCTGGCGAGTACACCTATAGAGAGGATAACAAGGTATACAGTATGATACTTGGTCTAGCCGAAGTAGATGATGGAAAAGTGTCAGTGATACCTCTTGAAGGAACACCACTACCTAAAGAAGGCGATACTGTTATAGGTCTAATTGTTGGCGTGGGAATAACAAACTGGATTGTTGATATAAAGGGTCCATATAAAGCAGTGCTCAACGCTAATGAGGCTCTGGAATCTTTTAACCCTATAACAGATGACTTAAGAAAGTATCTTGATGTAGGAGACTATATTGTAGCAAAAATAATTCTCTTCGATAGATCAAGAAACCCCATGCTAACCATTAAGGGCAAGGGCCTCGGGAAGATCACTGAAGGCGTTGTAATAGATGTCAAGCCAAGTAGGGTACCTAGGATCATAGGGAAGAAGAGGAACATGATAAACATGTTGACGGAAATGACGGGGTGCACTATAATTATCGGGCAGAACGGAAGAATATGGATAAGATGCCCGGAGAAGAAAATGGAGGACATAGTTATTAGGGCAATACGTAAAATCGAAGCCGAAGCACATATACCTGGTTTAACCGAGCGGGTGAGGATGTTTATAGAAGAGGAGAAGAGGCGTGCTGGATTATGA
- a CDS encoding exosome complex exonuclease Rrp41, giving the protein MSEEKPKLIREDGLRHDGRRPDELRPIRMEVGVLKNADGSALVEFGKTKVIAAVYGPREVLPKHISLPDRAIIRCRYHMAPFSTMDRKSPAPSRREIELSKVIREALEAAIFTELYPRTSIDVFIEVLQADGGTRTAGLTAASLALADAGIPMRDLVAAVAVGKVDGVIVLDIDEVEDEFGEADMPVGIMPSLGKVVLLQLNGVLTPEEFKEAFELAKKGIEEIYRMQKEALAKKYLEYPST; this is encoded by the coding sequence ATGAGTGAGGAGAAACCCAAGCTTATAAGAGAGGATGGTCTCCGCCACGACGGCAGGAGACCTGATGAGCTAAGACCTATTAGAATGGAGGTAGGAGTACTGAAAAACGCTGATGGATCTGCTCTTGTTGAGTTTGGTAAAACAAAAGTAATAGCGGCAGTTTATGGTCCACGTGAAGTATTGCCGAAGCATATATCATTACCTGACAGAGCGATAATTAGATGCAGATACCACATGGCCCCATTCTCCACGATGGATAGGAAAAGCCCTGCCCCAAGTAGAAGAGAGATAGAGTTATCAAAAGTTATCAGGGAAGCACTTGAAGCAGCTATTTTCACAGAATTATACCCCAGGACTTCCATTGACGTATTCATAGAGGTTCTACAAGCCGACGGAGGTACTAGGACAGCTGGTTTAACAGCTGCTTCACTAGCCTTGGCTGACGCCGGTATACCGATGAGGGATCTCGTGGCAGCTGTTGCTGTCGGTAAAGTCGATGGAGTGATAGTTCTTGATATCGATGAAGTTGAGGACGAGTTCGGTGAAGCAGATATGCCTGTTGGCATAATGCCTTCGCTAGGAAAAGTGGTGCTTCTACAGCTAAATGGTGTTCTTACTCCAGAAGAATTCAAGGAGGCTTTCGAGCTTGCCAAGAAAGGTATTGAAGAGATCTATAGGATGCAGAAAGAAGCTCTTGCAAAGAAGTACCTAGAATACCCATCCACGTGA
- a CDS encoding exosome complex protein Rrp42, translating to MSLTPTQLPVIPRLKKETILSLIRNGNRIDGRKPEDYRSISVQLNPVPKAEGSALVKLGDTMVMTGVKIEVGEPFRDRPNEGVLQVHAEFVPLASPSFEPGPPDENAIETARVIDRSLREPHAINLEDLVIIPGKKVWIVFNDIYLLDHDGNIVDASMLATMLALNMAKLPKIVSIEGDNIVVDKTVKEKPLPLNLNVVTVSIGLIEGHLIVDPSLEEELALDAKLTIAVDSKGRIVGMQKTGMAGFRTSEIDYAIDLALRKARELHEFLEKVLKNPEEFSKPIA from the coding sequence ATGTCTCTCACACCTACACAACTACCTGTCATACCTAGGCTCAAGAAAGAAACCATATTGTCGCTTATCAGAAACGGTAACAGGATTGATGGAAGAAAACCTGAAGACTATAGGAGTATAAGTGTGCAATTAAATCCTGTACCGAAAGCTGAGGGTTCTGCTCTCGTTAAACTAGGAGACACTATGGTTATGACAGGTGTTAAAATAGAAGTTGGTGAGCCATTCAGAGACAGGCCTAATGAGGGTGTTTTACAGGTTCACGCAGAATTTGTTCCACTGGCATCACCATCGTTTGAGCCTGGTCCACCAGATGAAAACGCTATTGAGACAGCTAGAGTTATTGATAGGAGTTTACGTGAACCCCATGCAATTAATCTTGAGGATCTCGTTATTATCCCTGGTAAGAAAGTATGGATCGTGTTCAATGATATATACCTTCTAGATCACGATGGGAACATTGTTGATGCTAGCATGCTTGCTACAATGCTCGCATTAAACATGGCTAAGTTACCAAAGATAGTTAGTATAGAGGGAGACAACATTGTTGTCGACAAGACAGTTAAAGAAAAACCACTACCATTGAACCTTAATGTCGTCACGGTATCTATAGGATTGATTGAAGGACACTTAATAGTTGACCCATCACTAGAAGAAGAACTTGCACTCGATGCAAAGCTAACTATAGCAGTGGATTCCAAGGGAAGAATTGTTGGTATGCAGAAAACAGGTATGGCCGGGTTTAGAACTAGTGAAATAGACTACGCTATAGACCTGGCGCTTAGGAAGGCAAGAGAATTACACGAGTTTCTAGAGAAAGTATTAAAAAATCCGGAAGAATTTAGTAAACCAATAGCCTAG
- a CDS encoding 50S ribosomal protein L37ae: MAKRTRVVGIAGRYGARYGSTLRKKVRDILQKRYAPHMCPFCATKGTVYRISTGIWACRKCGAKWAGGAYVPRTELSKYFPKIIVRKE; encoded by the coding sequence ATGGCTAAGAGAACGAGGGTAGTAGGTATAGCCGGTAGGTATGGCGCTAGATACGGCTCCACATTGAGGAAGAAAGTGAGGGATATCCTCCAGAAGAGATATGCTCCACACATGTGCCCATTCTGTGCGACAAAAGGAACAGTATACAGGATAAGTACCGGTATATGGGCTTGCAGAAAATGCGGTGCGAAATGGGCTGGAGGAGCCTATGTTCCAAGGACAGAGCTAAGCAAATACTTCCCCAAGATCATTGTTAGAAAAGAGTAA
- a CDS encoding ribosomal biogenesis protein, with amino-acid sequence MLITTSHRPSYRTRSFIKDLSSVLPGSVKSHRGKKTLLQLAFEAKAVGAKYIIVVGEKKGNPSLLRIYEVSSTSARSVEEIIKHYASIILSGVRLSREIPDSSRAYNPQTINVDPMNCVNDECFLLSDILLKILEPRLSPEPDITIVLEEKNGIRLKFLNRLGRLCGPVLKVSRVKIIGSRYENRS; translated from the coding sequence ATCCTCATAACTACTTCTCACCGCCCTAGTTACAGAACACGTAGTTTCATAAAGGATCTCTCATCAGTTCTACCAGGTAGTGTCAAAAGCCATCGAGGCAAAAAGACACTACTACAATTAGCTTTTGAAGCAAAAGCTGTTGGCGCGAAATACATTATTGTAGTCGGTGAAAAGAAAGGCAATCCCAGTTTGCTGAGAATCTATGAGGTATCATCTACTTCAGCAAGAAGTGTTGAGGAGATCATAAAACACTATGCATCAATAATTTTAAGTGGTGTCAGGCTCTCTCGCGAAATACCAGATTCCTCTAGAGCATATAATCCACAGACAATAAACGTTGACCCCATGAACTGTGTTAACGATGAATGTTTTCTATTATCCGATATTCTCCTCAAAATACTTGAACCAAGACTCTCCCCTGAACCCGATATAACTATTGTTCTCGAGGAGAAGAATGGTATACGATTGAAGTTCTTGAATAGACTGGGTAGACTATGTGGCCCGGTATTAAAGGTATCGAGGGTGAAGATTATTGGAAGCCGGTATGAAAATAGAAGTTGA
- a CDS encoding prefoldin subunit beta has product MAEQRQLPPEVQQALVEYENLRNTLAKVEAELRLTESELAEIEDILANLKELPDDVEVYKSVGHVLFRKKKEDVIKELEERKELLQIKQQKYKNQVELLRKQVSEAEKKLRDLLARYGIKVG; this is encoded by the coding sequence ATGGCTGAGCAAAGACAGCTTCCACCTGAGGTACAACAGGCTCTTGTTGAATACGAAAACCTAAGGAATACTTTAGCTAAAGTAGAAGCGGAATTAAGGCTTACAGAGAGCGAGCTCGCTGAAATAGAGGATATACTTGCAAATCTTAAGGAGCTACCTGATGACGTTGAGGTCTACAAGTCAGTAGGACACGTTTTGTTCAGAAAGAAAAAAGAAGACGTTATTAAAGAGCTTGAGGAAAGAAAAGAGCTTCTACAGATCAAACAACAAAAATACAAAAACCAAGTAGAGCTATTAAGGAAGCAAGTCAGTGAAGCAGAGAAGAAGCTTAGAGACCTCTTGGCAAGGTACGGGATAAAGGTTGGCTAA
- a CDS encoding DHH family phosphoesterase yields MNKNSYVSLARRLVREILAANKILITGHKNADPDALAAAYVLRNFIERELGRTVIISFPEGLNEVSKKIVNELGLENIYDHLIMYKSSISEFFDKVIVVDTSSFEQLGVFKNILSSKNIVVVDHHSGGDMARRSILSIIDTYAKSTSEIIYLLLKDFYKLDSIESMLLLAGIIYDTRRFLLATPRTLEIAGKLVGIEGVNYKAVIEMLQTEMDISERIARLKAAQRLVFRRIGDYIIAYTHVSAFEGSAARAILDLGADVAIVGSSNDETRIVVRMKPKVARELGINIGKDIMPLVGEYLGGGGGGHDAAGAASGKGNLVKALRYTYKLIASFIEKKINETK; encoded by the coding sequence TTGAACAAGAACTCTTACGTGTCGCTGGCAAGGAGACTAGTAAGGGAGATTCTGGCAGCAAACAAGATACTGATAACGGGGCACAAGAACGCTGATCCGGATGCTCTTGCGGCAGCTTATGTACTTAGGAATTTTATAGAGAGGGAACTTGGTAGAACAGTTATTATCTCTTTTCCAGAAGGGCTAAACGAAGTCTCGAAGAAAATAGTCAATGAGTTAGGTCTCGAGAACATTTATGATCATCTAATAATGTATAAATCGTCAATAAGCGAGTTCTTCGACAAGGTAATAGTAGTTGATACAAGCAGTTTTGAGCAACTAGGTGTTTTCAAGAACATTCTCTCTTCTAAGAATATAGTGGTTGTCGACCATCATTCTGGCGGTGATATGGCCCGCAGGAGCATATTATCTATAATTGATACATACGCTAAATCAACCTCTGAGATCATATACTTGTTGTTAAAAGACTTCTACAAACTAGACAGCATAGAGTCCATGCTATTACTTGCAGGCATAATATATGATACACGTAGATTCCTATTGGCAACACCGAGAACACTTGAAATCGCTGGTAAACTCGTTGGGATAGAGGGTGTTAACTATAAGGCTGTTATAGAGATGCTTCAAACAGAAATGGATATTTCTGAGAGGATAGCTAGGCTCAAAGCTGCTCAACGCCTTGTTTTCCGGAGAATAGGGGATTACATTATAGCGTATACACATGTAAGTGCCTTTGAGGGAAGTGCTGCTAGAGCTATACTTGACTTGGGTGCAGATGTAGCAATCGTTGGATCATCTAATGATGAAACGAGAATTGTCGTACGTATGAAACCCAAGGTTGCAAGAGAGCTGGGGATCAATATTGGGAAGGACATAATGCCTCTGGTTGGAGAGTACCTTGGTGGTGGAGGAGGTGGGCACGATGCAGCAGGCGCGGCTTCAGGTAAAGGAAATCTTGTGAAAGCGCTTCGTTACACTTATAAACTGATCGCTTCATTTATTGAAAAGAAAATTAATGAAACGAAATAG
- a CDS encoding elongation factor EF-2: protein MVRYKQVTEILKLMKNLDHVRNIGITAHVDHGKTTLSDSLLAAAGIISERIAGEALALDYLDVEQKRGITVKSANISLYHEYKGKAYVINLIDTPGHVDFSSRTTRSFRVLDGAILVVDAVEGVMTQTEMYLRTALEERVRPLLFINKVDRLIKELKLSPSEIQQRFVQIIKEVNALIQMYADKEFKSKWLLDPAKGMVAFGSAKDRWGFTVPMAQARGIKFSDIVAAYSKGSKEAIEEVQKMAPLHEAILDMVVKFVPNPKEAQKYRIPKIWRGDLNSEIGKAMLEADPNGPLVMLINDIRVDPHAGLVATGRVFSGTLRPGEEVWLVNARDKKKILQVSLYMGPYRELADEIVAGNIAAVLGLDKARAGETVVAVDFKDTMVPFERLRYLSEPVVTVAIEPKNPRDLPKLIDALHKLSIEDPSLVVKINEETGEYLLSGMGTLHIEIALTFLKERFGLEVDVSPPIIVYRESIRAKSQIFEGKSPNKHNKLYIHVEPLDEKTIELIHQGIITEDMDPRERAKILRDEAGWSYDEARRIWAIDENINVFVDLTTGVQHLREVKDTIIQGFRLAMREGPLAMEPVRGVKVVLHDAIIHEDPAHRGPGQIYPAVRNAIYAGMLTAKPTLLEPIQKLDIRAPMEYMGNITSVLSKRRGKILQVLQQGPTVRIIAEIPVAETFDLAEALRGATAGKALWGQEFSRWAPVPDSMLLDIVKKIRERKGLKPEPPKPEDFIGF from the coding sequence ATGGTTAGATACAAGCAAGTAACTGAGATACTTAAGTTAATGAAGAACCTTGACCACGTTAGAAACATAGGTATCACTGCACACGTAGACCACGGTAAAACAACTCTATCAGACTCATTGCTAGCAGCAGCTGGTATTATCTCTGAGAGAATTGCTGGTGAAGCACTGGCTCTAGACTACCTTGATGTCGAGCAGAAAAGAGGTATCACCGTTAAATCAGCTAACATAAGCCTTTACCACGAGTACAAAGGCAAGGCTTACGTCATCAACCTTATCGACACACCTGGTCACGTAGACTTTAGCTCAAGAACAACTAGGAGCTTTAGAGTACTAGACGGCGCTATACTTGTTGTCGATGCTGTAGAGGGAGTTATGACACAGACCGAGATGTACTTGAGGACAGCTCTCGAGGAGCGTGTTAGACCACTCCTATTCATAAACAAAGTGGACCGTTTAATCAAGGAGCTCAAGCTAAGCCCCTCTGAGATACAGCAGAGATTCGTACAGATAATCAAGGAGGTTAATGCTCTCATCCAGATGTATGCTGACAAGGAGTTCAAATCAAAATGGCTTCTTGACCCAGCTAAAGGTATGGTTGCTTTTGGCAGCGCTAAGGACAGGTGGGGCTTCACTGTCCCGATGGCACAAGCCAGGGGTATAAAGTTCAGTGACATTGTTGCAGCCTATAGCAAGGGATCCAAAGAGGCTATTGAAGAAGTACAGAAAATGGCTCCACTGCATGAAGCAATACTAGACATGGTAGTAAAGTTCGTGCCTAACCCCAAGGAGGCGCAGAAATACAGAATACCAAAGATATGGAGAGGAGACCTCAACTCAGAAATAGGTAAGGCAATGCTTGAGGCAGACCCCAACGGGCCTCTCGTAATGCTTATCAACGACATCAGAGTCGACCCACACGCTGGACTCGTCGCTACTGGTAGAGTATTCTCCGGTACACTAAGACCTGGTGAGGAAGTATGGCTTGTTAACGCTAGAGACAAGAAGAAGATACTACAGGTAAGCCTCTATATGGGTCCATACCGTGAGCTTGCAGACGAAATAGTTGCCGGTAACATTGCCGCAGTTCTAGGCCTTGATAAAGCCAGAGCCGGAGAAACCGTAGTAGCTGTAGACTTCAAGGACACAATGGTTCCATTCGAGAGACTAAGATACCTCAGTGAACCAGTAGTAACAGTCGCTATCGAGCCAAAGAACCCAAGAGACCTGCCGAAACTCATTGATGCTCTACACAAACTAAGCATTGAAGACCCGAGTCTCGTAGTCAAGATAAACGAGGAGACAGGCGAATACCTCCTCAGCGGTATGGGCACGCTCCACATCGAGATTGCTTTGACGTTCCTCAAAGAGAGATTCGGTCTAGAGGTAGATGTATCACCACCAATCATAGTATACCGTGAGAGTATCCGTGCAAAGAGCCAGATATTCGAGGGCAAGTCTCCGAACAAGCACAACAAGCTATACATACATGTTGAGCCTCTTGACGAGAAGACTATTGAGCTCATACACCAGGGCATTATAACGGAGGACATGGACCCAAGGGAGAGAGCTAAGATACTTAGAGACGAAGCAGGATGGAGCTATGATGAAGCCAGGAGGATATGGGCTATTGACGAGAACATAAACGTCTTCGTGGACTTGACAACAGGTGTACAGCACCTACGTGAAGTAAAGGACACCATTATACAAGGATTCAGACTAGCTATGAGAGAAGGACCTCTAGCCATGGAGCCTGTTAGAGGAGTAAAAGTAGTACTACATGATGCAATCATACACGAAGACCCAGCACACAGAGGACCCGGCCAGATCTATCCAGCAGTGAGGAACGCTATCTACGCTGGTATGTTGACAGCTAAACCAACACTACTAGAGCCTATACAGAAACTTGACATAAGGGCACCAATGGAGTACATGGGTAACATAACATCGGTTCTCTCTAAGAGAAGAGGTAAGATACTACAAGTACTACAACAAGGACCCACTGTGAGGATTATTGCAGAGATACCCGTAGCAGAGACATTTGACTTAGCAGAAGCACTACGTGGAGCAACAGCTGGTAAAGCACTCTGGGGTCAGGAGTTCAGTAGATGGGCACCAGTACCAGACTCAATGCTGTTGGATATAGTGAAGAAGATTAGAGAGAGGAAAGGACTGAAACCAGAACCACCGAAGCCAGAAGACTTCATTGGATTCTAA
- a CDS encoding ABC transporter permease, with translation MNIAEILLDTAPVFIMFYLTALGHGFFEKSGVLNLAIDGLFILSAATAFAAAVYSGNPWIGVATAAVVAALFGAFLAYITTKLPISHGAAGLSLMFLGYGLALTIGDPAYSYVSVHGIRGYNITPVGIVPVLMYVIPIAIGVLLLYVLNYTKLGAAIRAAGENPHAAAALGVDVLGVRIIAGLIGYALIGAGGAFFVLSYVGSWNPKLYYLGYGWIAFAISLSAGRHPLLTALNAGIFAGLINYQFTILALYGLPTDVAKMLPFIAAILAMVIFNVTPLRRKLAPPASLGKIYFKEEKTV, from the coding sequence ATGAACATCGCCGAGATACTCTTAGACACAGCCCCGGTATTCATAATGTTCTACTTGACGGCACTAGGACACGGATTCTTCGAGAAATCAGGAGTACTCAATCTAGCGATCGACGGACTATTCATACTATCTGCAGCAACAGCGTTCGCGGCGGCAGTCTACAGTGGTAATCCATGGATTGGCGTTGCAACAGCAGCAGTAGTCGCAGCATTATTCGGTGCATTCCTAGCATACATAACGACAAAACTACCGATAAGCCATGGCGCAGCAGGACTATCACTGATGTTCCTTGGATACGGTCTAGCATTAACAATAGGAGATCCAGCATACTCCTATGTCTCAGTACACGGTATAAGAGGATACAACATAACACCAGTAGGCATAGTGCCAGTACTAATGTATGTTATACCGATAGCCATAGGAGTACTACTGCTATACGTGCTAAACTATACTAAACTAGGAGCAGCCATAAGAGCAGCTGGAGAAAACCCGCACGCAGCTGCAGCACTAGGCGTCGACGTACTTGGAGTAAGAATTATCGCTGGACTCATAGGCTACGCGCTAATAGGCGCTGGAGGAGCATTCTTCGTACTATCCTACGTTGGCAGCTGGAACCCCAAGCTATACTACCTAGGCTATGGATGGATAGCATTCGCTATATCATTATCAGCCGGCAGACACCCATTGCTAACAGCACTTAACGCAGGAATCTTCGCAGGACTAATCAACTACCAGTTCACAATCCTAGCACTATACGGGCTACCAACAGACGTAGCAAAGATGCTACCATTCATAGCTGCAATACTTGCCATGGTAATATTCAACGTGACACCACTAAGGAGAAAACTAGCTCCACCAGCAAGCCTAGGGAAGATATACTTCAAGGAAGAAAAGACCGTTTAA
- a CDS encoding ABC transporter permease translates to MIVLKRVKPIPYSGVVIPAASLVSGLILATIILWALKGIPPVALFWNIIESFKAPSVVKDFLILSLVGIALLVSFTGAVWNIGGEGQIHMGMMIGTYIALFTALANIPILAKIVIVIAAAILGSLWAALAGVLRAYVNIDEVPITLMLNYIAYYILDILVYGPWKGKYTYGYIRTDEIPYDLWFVRIKPSTATIEAVILFVLVFAGAWFLLKNTSIGLRIRVLGSNPQILRSAGISVPLTIVIALAISGGIAGIVGAVYLLGDTHRLSYPLEEHTANYGYLGILVAWLSMLDLKAIPVAAYIVSALRNTGIMLQIAKLGGIEIMLIFIGSVLLTYTIVSVMSEYTIKIVLPTRKTSEEEAVEKKEVVKK, encoded by the coding sequence ATAATCGTGTTAAAGAGAGTTAAGCCAATCCCCTATAGTGGAGTAGTAATTCCAGCAGCATCACTAGTCTCAGGACTAATACTGGCAACAATAATACTATGGGCTCTTAAGGGAATACCACCAGTAGCCCTATTCTGGAATATCATAGAATCATTCAAAGCACCATCAGTAGTAAAAGACTTCCTGATACTCTCACTAGTAGGTATAGCACTACTAGTATCGTTCACTGGAGCAGTATGGAATATTGGTGGAGAAGGACAAATCCACATGGGCATGATGATCGGAACCTACATAGCATTATTCACTGCCCTAGCCAATATACCGATACTAGCGAAAATCGTTATAGTGATAGCCGCTGCAATACTAGGGTCTCTCTGGGCAGCACTAGCTGGTGTCTTGAGGGCATACGTGAACATAGATGAAGTACCAATAACACTGATGCTAAACTACATAGCATACTATATCCTCGACATCCTAGTATACGGTCCCTGGAAAGGCAAGTACACCTATGGATACATTAGAACAGATGAGATCCCATACGACTTATGGTTTGTCAGAATAAAGCCAAGCACTGCGACTATTGAGGCAGTCATACTGTTCGTACTAGTATTTGCTGGCGCCTGGTTCCTGCTAAAGAACACAAGCATAGGATTGAGAATAAGAGTACTAGGCTCAAACCCACAGATACTAAGGTCCGCGGGAATCAGCGTCCCATTAACAATAGTAATCGCTTTAGCAATCTCTGGCGGCATAGCTGGTATTGTCGGAGCAGTATACCTTCTAGGAGACACTCATAGATTATCCTATCCACTAGAGGAACACACAGCGAACTATGGATACCTAGGAATACTTGTAGCATGGTTGTCAATGCTTGACTTGAAGGCAATACCTGTAGCAGCATACATAGTAAGTGCACTAAGAAACACTGGTATAATGCTACAAATAGCGAAGCTTGGTGGCATCGAGATAATGCTCATATTCATTGGTTCAGTACTACTAACGTACACTATAGTCAGTGTCATGAGCGAGTACACAATCAAGATTGTTTTGCCGACAAGAAAAACAAGCGAGGAAGAGGCCGTGGAAAAGAAGGAGGTGGTTAAGAAATGA
- a CDS encoding ABC transporter ATP-binding protein — MTAADTQSKHVFSSSPSPSAKGEPIIVLRNITKRFPGVVALDKVSMDVRKGEVLALLGENGAGKSTLVKILYGIYMPDEGEIIVEGRKVTISDPRDAINLGIVMVSQSPQIIDSLTVAENIILGLKQYGVFTPVSKVVDYIKKTSQEIGIKVDPKTPVWQLSYTQKQLVEIMRAILLGAKVLILDEAITYLPLEEKKKFYKFIRAFADKGGSVILITHKIYEAMDVADRITVLRLGRVVGTVEKTKVTIDDVRKLMFGERSAEITYERLPLSKPEDKVVLEIKDVWVLGDFGEYAVKGVSLKIRAGEVVGIAGVAGNGQKELIQAIVGLRKISKGKVFFEGKDVTNKGTNVIRRMGTGYIPDIPARYGVSLDNTIEENIAIIPVFTNFIIDWNKIRDLAKKLIDEYKIMTPSSTTPVKLLSGGNIMKVLVSRELTAAKKLLIAYNPTRALDEATAIKVRKIIKEKAMKEKIAVLFASEDLDEVFQMSDTIAVMNSGKIVGVFPAEKAKREEVEKLMVM; from the coding sequence GTGACTGCCGCCGACACCCAATCTAAACATGTTTTTTCTTCTTCCCCTTCCCCTTCTGCCAAGGGCGAGCCAATAATAGTATTGAGAAATATAACAAAGAGATTCCCAGGAGTCGTAGCCTTAGACAAAGTGTCTATGGATGTTAGAAAAGGCGAGGTGCTGGCACTTCTAGGAGAAAACGGTGCCGGCAAATCAACACTAGTCAAGATACTATATGGAATATACATGCCCGACGAAGGAGAAATAATTGTTGAGGGAAGAAAAGTTACAATAAGTGATCCAAGAGATGCCATAAACCTCGGTATAGTAATGGTCTCCCAGTCACCACAAATAATAGACTCGCTAACAGTTGCAGAAAACATAATTCTTGGGCTAAAACAATACGGGGTCTTCACACCAGTATCCAAAGTAGTAGACTACATAAAGAAGACTAGCCAAGAAATCGGAATCAAAGTAGACCCCAAGACACCTGTCTGGCAGCTAAGCTATACACAGAAACAGCTAGTAGAAATAATGAGGGCAATCCTCCTAGGCGCCAAGGTACTAATACTAGACGAGGCAATAACCTACCTGCCTCTCGAGGAGAAAAAGAAGTTCTACAAATTCATAAGAGCCTTTGCCGACAAAGGCGGAAGCGTCATACTGATAACACACAAAATCTACGAGGCAATGGATGTCGCCGACAGAATAACAGTACTAAGACTAGGACGTGTAGTGGGAACTGTTGAGAAAACAAAAGTCACAATCGATGACGTCCGCAAACTCATGTTTGGAGAAAGATCAGCCGAAATAACCTATGAGAGACTACCATTATCGAAACCCGAGGACAAAGTAGTACTAGAAATCAAAGACGTATGGGTTCTAGGAGACTTCGGCGAATACGCCGTCAAAGGAGTCAGTCTGAAGATTAGAGCCGGGGAAGTAGTTGGTATAGCTGGTGTAGCAGGAAACGGTCAGAAAGAACTCATACAAGCAATAGTTGGTTTAAGAAAGATATCTAAAGGAAAAGTATTCTTCGAAGGAAAAGACGTCACAAACAAGGGTACAAACGTAATACGTAGAATGGGTACCGGATACATACCAGACATACCAGCCCGTTATGGAGTATCCCTAGACAATACTATTGAAGAAAACATAGCGATAATACCAGTATTCACGAACTTCATCATTGACTGGAATAAAATAAGAGATCTTGCGAAAAAGCTTATTGATGAATACAAGATTATGACGCCTTCCTCTACTACACCAGTCAAACTATTATCTGGAGGTAACATAATGAAGGTACTCGTATCAAGAGAACTTACAGCCGCAAAGAAGCTACTAATAGCCTACAACCCAACAAGAGCACTAGACGAGGCAACCGCTATTAAGGTAAGGAAAATAATCAAAGAAAAAGCAATGAAGGAAAAGATAGCCGTGTTATTCGCCTCAGAAGACCTAGACGAAGTATTCCAGATGAGCGATACTATAGCAGTAATGAACTCTGGCAAAATAGTTGGTGTATTCCCCGCAGAGAAAGCCAAGAGAGAAGAAGTCGAGAAACTCATGGTGATGTAG